In Streptomyces camelliae, the sequence GGGGGCGGGCGTAGTCGAGCGGGACGGTGACCTTGGCGCACTGCAGGTCCTTCGGCATGTCCGGACCCTTGCAGCCCGTCCAGGTCGGCTTCTGCCGGTAGAACCGGGACAGGTCGGGTTGCGGCGGCCGGTCGGCCGCGGGCAGCCCGGCGCCGAGCAGCGCCAGGGTGAGGGCTCCGGCGCCCGCGCAGCGCCGCACGGCGGGCCGTGGGGACAGCTTGACCAGCATCGATCGCCTCCCGGGACGCCTGTCGCGGACCGGGGGACGGCGCCCTCGGATCACCATAAGCGGGCCCCGGAGCGGCCGCCTCCGGACGAGCGAGGCGGCGCAGGGTGTCGTATGATCCGCCCCTTCTGTCACTTGTTGATGATCATTGATCCGCTTTACATGCGGTTCGGAACAGGTGTCACTCGATGGGGTGAAAGAGGGATAAGCCATAACTCGGATGGTTCGCCTGCGTTTTTACAGGGTGCGGGTGAGTGCCCGTGATGATGTCTGGAAGGCAGGGAACCTCATGAGACGGGCTACCCGAAACGGCGTGATCGCCCTCGTCGCAGCCTCCGGGGCGATGGCCGTGGCGCTGCCGGTGTCCGCCGCCTTCGCGGCCGACGGCGCCTCCGCCGACGGCTCCGCGGCCGACTCGCCCGGGTTGATCTCCGGCAACGGCATCCAGCTCCCGGTACACGTACCGGTGAACGTGTGCGGCAACACCGTGAACGTGGTGGGACTGCTCAACCCTGCCGCGGGTAACGGCTGCGCGAACACCGGCGGTACGGCACAGGCCGGCTCGGCCACCACCGGCGGCGCCTCGGCTCATGGCACCGCCCAGGACTCGCCCGGCGTGCTCTCCGGCAACGGCGTCCAGCTCCCGGTGCACGTACCGGTGAACGTGTGCGGCAACACCGTGAACGTGGTGGGACTGCTCAACCCTGCCGCGGGTAACGGCTGCGCGAACACCGGCACCGCCACCCAGCCCCCGCGCAGCCGGCCCTCCACGCCGCCGGTCTCCACGCCGCCGGTCTCGACACCCCCGGTCTCCACACCCCCGGTGTCTGCACCTCCGGTCTCCACACCCCGAGGGTCCGTGAAGCACCGCCCAGCCCCGGCCACACCACGGCAGACCGTGTCCTCCCTGGCCCACACCGGTACGGACGTCACCCTCCCTGCCGTCGCCGGCAGCGCCGCGCTGCTCCTCAGCGGCGCGATCCTCTACCGCCGCTTCCGCCCGGCCCGCACGTCCTGAATCCCCCACGCCGCATGGCCCCACCGGACGCCGGCCCGGTGGGGCCGGATCATGGGTGCAGTACGTTGTCCCGGTGACGGACGGCATACGCGGACGATGGCGGGCGCTGCCGCGCCGGGCGCGGGCGGTTCTCGTGGTCTACGCTGCCGGATTCCTGGAAGGGACCGGCGACCACGCCCTGTACCTGGCGCGCGGCGGACTGCACGCCTATGCCGGCTTCGGCCCCCCGCCGTTGCAGGTGTTCTTCGTCGCTCTGGTCGTCCTCGACCCGCTCGCCGCTGCTCTGACGCTCTGGCTACGGCCCTGGGGCTTCCGGCTGGCGGCCGCTGTCATGACACTGGACGTCCTCGGCAACTGGTACGTCAACTGGCGCTGGGTGAAGGCGCATCACGAAGAACTGCTGCGGCCGGTGGGGCTGCTGCCCATCACCCTCTTCGGGCTGTTCGTGGTCGCGACGGCGCCGGTGATGACGCGCGTGGTGCGGGGTGCCGTAACGGCTGATCTTCCCGTGGCGCGGCCCCCGTTGATCCGGAAGGATGCGGCACGGCAGTCCGGTCCCGACGGAAATGGAGCGCACCGATGACCTCTGCGGCCCCCCACGACCTCGTCGTCACCCAGGCCACCCTCGCCGACTGGCAGGTGATCGCCGGGTGGGCGGCGGCGGAGGGCTGGAATCCGGGGGTGTCCGACGGGCCCGCGTTCTTCGCGCAGGACCCGGACGGATTCTTTCTCGGCCGGATCGACGGGGAGCCGGTCTCGGCCATCTCGGTCGTCACCTACGGCCCCGACTACGCCTTCCTGGGCTGCTACCTGGTCCGCCCCGACCTGCGCGGCCACGGGCACGGCCTCACCACCTGGAAGACCGCCCTGGCCCACGCCGGGAACCGCACCGTGGGCCTGGACGGAGTCGTCGCCCAGCAGCACAACTACCGCCAGTCCGGGTTCGAACTCGCCTACCGCACCGTCCGGTTCACCGGCACCGCCCCCGAGGCCCAGGTGCCCGCCGGTGTCCGGCCGGCCGGTCTCGCCGACCTCGCCGCCCTCAGCGCCTACGACGGTGCCTGCTTCCCGGCCGACCGTCCGCGCTTCCTCGCCGAGTGGCTCACCGGCCCCGGCCACCGGGCCTTCGTCCGCCACGACGGCGAGCGCGTCACCGGCTACGGCGTGCTGCGCCCCGGCCACGACAGCCTGCGCATCGGCCCCCTCTTCGCCGACACCCCCGAGGACGCCCGGGCCCTGTTCGCCGCCCTCACGGCCGAGGCCGCCGGGCGCGAGGTCGCCATCGACGTGCCCGAGCCGAACACGGCCGGCGTCGCCCTCGCCGAAGCGGCCGGATTCCAGGCCTCGTTCGAGACCGCCCGGATGTACACCGGACCGGTCCGCGCCCATGCCCAGCACCGCGTGTTCGGCGTCACCACCCTCGAACTGGGCTGAAACAACCAGGAGTTGTCGGAATCGGCTGAGAAGCAGGGGGCTACGACAGGAGGCGGCGCCGGTGCAGCTCCCGGACCTGGTCCAGCAGCTCCGGCACCGGCCCCTCCACGGCCACGCCGGGCGCGATGTCCTGGACGGGCAGCGGCCGAACCGGCGGCTGCGGCGCGCCCAACTCCGTGAGCCATCCGGACATTTGGGCGGACGAGGCGACGTACACGATACGGCCGAGCCCCACCCAGGCGTGCGCGGCCGCACACATCGGGCAGTGCTCGCCGGAGGTGTAGACGGTCGCCCCCGCCCGCTCCCCGGGCGTCAGATGCGCGGCCGACCAGCGGGCCAGCTCGAACTCGGGATGCCGGGTGTGGTCCCCGCCGGCCACCCGGTTGCGGTCCTCGGCCAGCACCGTGCCGTCCGCCGCCACGAGCACCGAGCCGAACGGCTCGTCACCGTCCCGAAGCGCCTCGCCGGCCAGCTCCACACAGCGGCGCAGATACCGCAGCTCACTTTCCTTCACCATCGTCCACCGACCTCCTCACGGCATGATCTCCGGCGGCGCACGGTACGGCCACCTCGCAGGGCTCGGACGGCGGGTTCGCCTCCGGGGCAACACCGCGCCGCACGGCGGGGAAGGCGTACCGGCGCCCCGCCGCGACCACCCCGAGCGCCACTACGGCCGGTGCCAGCGCGGTCCAGGGCAGGGCCCCGGCACCCAGCACGTCCAGCGCCACCCGGCCGGTGAGCGAACCGGCCGCGATGCCCGCGTTGTACACCGTGGTCTGCAGCGAGGTCGCCACATCGGCG encodes:
- a CDS encoding chaplin codes for the protein MIALVAASGAMAVALPVSAAFAADGASADGSAADSPGLISGNGIQLPVHVPVNVCGNTVNVVGLLNPAAGNGCANTGGTAQAGSATTGGASAHGTAQDSPGVLSGNGVQLPVHVPVNVCGNTVNVVGLLNPAAGNGCANTGTATQPPRSRPSTPPVSTPPVSTPPVSTPPVSAPPVSTPRGSVKHRPAPATPRQTVSSLAHTGTDVTLPAVAGSAALLLSGAILYRRFRPARTS
- a CDS encoding GNAT family N-acetyltransferase, whose translation is MTSAAPHDLVVTQATLADWQVIAGWAAAEGWNPGVSDGPAFFAQDPDGFFLGRIDGEPVSAISVVTYGPDYAFLGCYLVRPDLRGHGHGLTTWKTALAHAGNRTVGLDGVVAQQHNYRQSGFELAYRTVRFTGTAPEAQVPAGVRPAGLADLAALSAYDGACFPADRPRFLAEWLTGPGHRAFVRHDGERVTGYGVLRPGHDSLRIGPLFADTPEDARALFAALTAEAAGREVAIDVPEPNTAGVALAEAAGFQASFETARMYTGPVRAHAQHRVFGVTTLELG
- a CDS encoding nucleoside deaminase, producing MVKESELRYLRRCVELAGEALRDGDEPFGSVLVAADGTVLAEDRNRVAGGDHTRHPEFELARWSAAHLTPGERAGATVYTSGEHCPMCAAAHAWVGLGRIVYVASSAQMSGWLTELGAPQPPVRPLPVQDIAPGVAVEGPVPELLDQVRELHRRRLLS